In the genome of Stegostoma tigrinum isolate sSteTig4 chromosome 16, sSteTig4.hap1, whole genome shotgun sequence, the window aaaatctccccttcccccactgcatcccaaaaccagcccagcctgtctccgcttccctaacctgttcttcctctcacccatcccttcctcccacctcaagccgcacctccacttcctacctactaacctcatcccaactccttgacctgtccatcttccctgggctgacctatcccctacctccctcctcacctataatctcctctctccctatcttcttttctctccatcttcggtccgcctccccctctctccctatttattccagttccctctccccattccccctccctgatgaagggtctaggcccgaaacgtcagcttttgtgctcctgagatgctgcttggcctgctgtgttcatccagcttcacactttgttatcttggattctccagcatctgcagttcccattatcacatttaagAAGAATACAACTGCTTCAGTTCTTGAGGGCTGCTGTTCCGAGTGCAAGCTTCAACTCCTATACCAGCATGGTGTTTTGTGGTAGTTAAGTGAAGCTATTCTTTCATGGAAGCAAGAGATGACAAGTGCACACTGTCTAAACTGTTGTTTCAGCTTCCCAGAGACTCTCAAGTATGTGACAAGCATCAGAAATCTCCACCATAGGTATTATGCGATTGAATATCTAaatgctgataatgggaactgcagatgctggagaattgagataacaaagtgtggagttggatgaacacagcaggccaagcagcatcttcggagcacaaaagcagacgttttgggcctagactcttccacagcaggccaagcagcatcttcggagcacaaaagcagacgttttgggcctagactcttcatcagattctgatgaagagtctaggcccaaaacgtctgcttttgtgctccgaagatgctgcttggcctgctgtgttcgtccagctccacactttgttatcttagagcaGATTATTGCCCAATTTACGAGCAACATTACAAGAGATCTAGAAATTTACTGAACAGTGAAAGCGGGGAGTGTCCCATCTATCTTCCTAACACAAAGATGACATTTATAAAGATATCATAAGATATGAGATGTAAACCAAGTGATCACTGCATCTTTCAATAACATTAACCTTATTCCTTATAATTTCTGTGAAACTTTTGCATTTATATTTAATGGGCTGTTTTCTTTACAATTTTTATCGTTAGCTTTTGAGTTTGAAGGAAAACACGAAAAGACTATAAAGTTATTGATAGCACCCACCTCTGTGGCACAATAGGTTAGCATGTTCACCTATTAACTGGCAGGTTGATGGTGCATACAACCCAGGGATATAGCCACACCTTCGGCAGCATAGTGGGTTAGTGgtgagcattgctgcctcacagcatgagggaccCAAGATTTCAGCCTTgagcacctgtctgtgtggagtttgtacattcaccTTGTGAGTGTgcgggcttcctccaggtgccctggtctcctcccacagtccaaagatgtgtaggttaggtgacttagctatgggaagtgcagagttacaggacTAAGGTAggggtggatctgagtgggatgcactTTAGAATGATGGTATGGATTTGATGGTCTGaataacctgtttccacactgtagggacccAATGAAAGGATGAGAAAATTTTCTCACAACCTCTGACTTTCTAAACTTTAATGACATGAATGAAAAGGGCAACCATCCACCTTTCACTGAAATTACATCAGTGCAGTTTGAGAAGCTCTGAGGAAATTCACGTTCCAACAGCAATCATCGCGTTAAATGTAATCGTAAGCTAAGTTCAAAATAATGCAACTATGTACCAATTTCCTGGTGCAGGGACTCCACCATTTAATTTTCCCACCAGTTTTCCGCCATTATCTGAGAGACATGTGTCCTGTTCAAATGCAGCTGCTGTTTGTAAGAACCTTCTCAAAAAAGGTCCAGCCAATCATGACAGAAATATCTTTTAGTTGTCTCTCACTTCAGCCAAATTCTCTCGTGGAGGAAGGAACAGTAGTCAGGATATGATTCCTTTCCACATTTCTTAAACACACTTCTCCTGACTTCTGTAGTAGGAAAATACATGATTTCAAAAAGACTGACTGGCACAGGATTTTATGATTTGGAGTCATACCTTTTGGGAACTAAAGGAAATGTTTAACTTAATTGGACTGGATTTAGTGCATCTGTGAAATCCTCTGCTTAATCTTGGAACATGGAATCTTTGAATCTTTGAACTGTGCTAAAACAAATAAAGCAGCATCCTCTTTCATTagctttaaaaaaattgcattctACATATTTTGAAGAAAACTGAGCGTAAGGTAACCAATGATTAGCAAGAAATGAATATTGGGTTTTAATAGTGCTGATTTCATAAATGATATCAAAATTAATATCATTTTATATTTTACTGTAATACCAATGGCGCCTCGCTCAATATTATTACAATATAGCtcagattttgtttaaattgaCTGTTCTCAAAATAATCATTCTCAGTAATCcaaatttgaatttatatttgTTTAAATCATTGGTCTGGAAATTCCTTGGACCCATCAATGCGGTGAAGCAAGATGCGTTCTCTGTGGAAGTGCTTGTGAGATTGTGGCTATGTCTGGAAGAGGAAAGAGTGGTGAGAAAGCTCGCTCCAAGGCGAAGTCCCAGGCTGGCCTGCAGTTCCTGGTGGGCCATGTTCACAGGCTCTTGAAAAAGGATAAATACGCTGAGCATGTAGGTGCCGGAGCGCTggtctatctggctgcggtgctTGAGTGTGTGACAGCTGAGGTCCTCGAGCTGGCTGGTAGCACAGCCCGCGCCAACCAGAAGACCTGCAtcatccccagtcacctccagctGGATGTGTGCAACGACAAGGAGCATAACAAGCTGCTGGGAGAGGTGACCAATACTCAGGGCTGTGTGCTGCCTAATATCCAGGTCAtgctgctgcccaagaaaacTGCCATTGGGGTCGCTCCTAAAAAGTGAAGAGTAAAAAGTATGAAGTCTTGAATCTGACAAGCCAAAGGGTCTTTTAAGAGCCACCCAAAAAATGGCCcagccagctcagtcagtagagCATGAGACTCTCAATCTCAGTTTCGTGGGCTTGAACCCCCTGCTGGGCATTTTTGCCTCTTgagggtggcaaggtggctcaatggttagcactgctgcctcacagcgccaggaacccaggttcgattccatcccgggacaactgtctgtatggagtttgcacattctccccatatctatgtgaatttcctctgggtgctccagtttcctcccacagtccaaagatgtgcgggtgaggcggattggccatgctaaattgcctgtagtgttcggggatgtgtagattaggtgtgtcaTAGGTGGGCGGGTCTAGATGGAATGCtctgaggtcagtgtggacttgttaggccaaaggacctgtttccacactctagggattctatgatatctgaccttgtcctcactacagtccatgttcaaaggcAACAGGATTTGGATAATACCCAAGCTAGGGCTGgcacgtagcaagtaacatttgtgccacacaaatgtcaagaAATGACCATTCCCAATCTACCCAccacaccttgacattcaatggtgctactgtcactgaatctcctACGAACAACATTCTTgggaccagaaactcaactagatttgccacataaacagagtggctcCAAGGGCATGTCAAAGCCTAGGAACACTGTGTgtaagcaactcacctcctgactccctaaagcctgtccaccatctccaaagcacaaatcaggaagaatatcctcacttgtctggatgggtacagctcaaATAAcacgagaagcttgacaccatctgagACAAAGTAGCCAACTGATGGGCACTACATCCATTCATTCCATCAccaacgctcagtaacagcagtatgtaccatctacaagatccattgcaaaaattcatcaaagatacatagactgcaccttccaatctcatgaccacttccatgtagaagacAAGGGAAacagatccatgggaacaccaccacctgcaagtttttcTCCAAGCCACCCATcacccgacttggaaatatagcatcgttccttcactgtcgctggtcaACTTCCCTTCTTCAGGGCATTGTGAGCCAACCTATAGCACTTGGGCTGCActagttcaagaagacagatcATCATCACCTTTTCAAGAGCATCttaggatgtgcaataaatgctgccagccagtgaaacccatatcccacaaaagaatTAATAAGGAATACaaagatattaggaactgccgatgctagagaatctgagataacaaggtgtagagctggatgaacacagcaggccaagcagcatcagaggagccgtaaatctgacatttcgggcctagacccttcttcagaaaatgaagaaaatttgctgaagaagggcctaggcccaaaatgtcagcttttctgcttctctgatgctgcttggtctgctgtgttcatccagccctacaccttgttatctctaataaggAATAGACCCCTTTATGCCGGTCTTATCTACTGGATTTCCAGGGTCATAGGAAACTCAATACCTTTGCTTAGAAGTATGACAACAGATAAAGTGAAGGAATACAACCACGTTGTAATATACAAATGGCCTCTTGCCTTACTTCTACCCAAAACAGAAAAGGATGGATCTGATGCATATTGGAATATAGTTTCAGGTTTCTTGCACTTTAATATTTGACATGACTGAAGTCATATTTTGGGGTGTTAAAATTCAGCATATTAATTTTGGTTCAGTCTTCATCAACACCCTGTGACTGGCGGAGTGTTTCTTTTGTACCTCATACGCTTGACAGCAATCGAACAGGGACTGCCCAATGGAATTCAATTCCCTCTGGGCCTGGCTACTTTGATTTTGGGTTTGCCTGTGGCTTGCTTACAGCCCAGTATGAGACCCATGCATGGCTACAGGCTCCACTAAAAAAAGTTATCTTCTCTTAGATGACACAAAAGGCAGACTTCATGAGGTGACTCTGAGAAAAACACAAGCTTGCTGCAAAATGCTCCATCAGATAGAAAGAAAATAGGGAAAAATTGTAGCTATTCCCATCAGCTTGAATTTAGAATGCTGCATAAATTGGGCACAACTGAGCTCTACCCAAATATTTGCTTCCCTGGCTGAGATCACACATGATCAGCACAAGCATTTGAGTATTGTTATGCTTTTTAGAGAGGACAGTGCCATCTCTGTATTTCATGTATGAATCAAGTCATGtattatttattttacttttccaATGTATGAACACCTGTTTTCAACTGGTAAATAATCACATATTGGTATCAAGCATTAATGAATAACAGCATGTCAGAGAGAGAACTGCAGTACTATGTATCAATGATGGATAATTTAAACCATCCATTATTTCATTGCTATCATGGAATTTTTTATTCAATAGCCATCAATTTCAACTGAATTTGCTGAAATTGGAGAAAGTGTGTATTTCATCATTTGTTCTATATTTTAGTCATAAACAATTCACATCAAGGAACAGTATCATAAAATTCAAATCCATCAATGTGTACAATTAAATGACACAGTGAGTCAACAAAACTCAGTAAACTTCACAGGAGTTTACAGTGCTTAACATTTGCCAATCTGACTTTAAAATTGCCTCGCTGTCACAGACTGCCTCAACTGCTACTCCTGCTTTAGTTGATGGTTCTCCTTTACTGGGTCCATACCCACTCTGGACTTCGAAACTACTATCCAACGTTCGCTCATCAGTATAGCCTCTTCATTAACCTGATTCACTGAGCCAGATCTGATCTGCGATTTCTCCTGAACTCTAACGTTGCTCAGTTATATCAAACAAACATTGCTTATGAGCTTTTCAATTCTGACTGTCTTGGCTGATCAGAAGTATTAATATCTGATGGCTTTTTTCTGAGCCCTTCATGCTTCCTCAATACAAAACCAGCAACTTCCCACCTTTCTAGCTCCCCTGGATGCCTTCTGAGTCATGACTCCAACTGTTAGCTGCTTGCTAATCCCTGGAACTTCTCTTGAGTTTGTTCTAACAGCACAGAGCTATCGAACTGGGTCCTCATGCACTGAATCAAagtgtttcatagaacatagaacatagaacatagaacatagaacagtacagcacagaacaggcccttcagcccacaatgttgtgccgaccattgatcctcatgtatgcaccctcaaatttctgtgaccatatacatgtccagcagtctcttaaatgaccccaatgaccttgcttccacaactgctgctggcaacgcattccatgctctcacaactctctgcgtaaagaacctgcctctgacatcccctcgatactttccaccaaccagcttaaaactatgacccctcgtgctagccatttctgccctgggaaatagtctctggctatcaactctatctatgcctctcattatcttgtatacctcaattaggtcccctctcctcctccttttctccaatgaaaagaggccgagctcagtcaacctctcttcataagataagccctccagtccaggcagcatcctggtaaacctcctctgaaccctctccaaagcatccacatctttcctataatagggcgcccagaactggacgcagtattccaagtgcggtctaaccaaagttttatagagctgcaacaagatctcacgactcttaaactcaatccccctgttaatgaaagccaaaacaccatatgctttcttaacaaccctgtccacttgggtggccattttaagggatctatgtatctgcacaccaagatccctctgttcctccacgctgccaagaatcctatccttaatcctgtactcagctttcaaattcgaccttccaaaatgcatcacctcgcatttatccaggttgaactccatctgccacctctcagcccatctctgcatcctgtcaatgtcccgctgcagcctacaacagccctctacactgtcaacgacacctccgacctttgtgtcgtctgcaaacttgctgacccatccttcaattccctcgtccaagtcattaataaaaattacaaacagtagaggcccaaggacagagccctgtggaactccactcaccactgacttccaggcagaatattttccttctactaccactcgctgtcttctgttggccagccaattctgtatccaagcagctaagttcccctgtatcccattcctcctgaccttctgaatgagcctaccatggggaaccttatcaaatgccttactgaagtccatatacaccacatccacagctcgaccctcatcaacttttctagtcacatcctcaaaaaactcgataaggtttcaTCTGCCTTTTCTGTAATACAGATGACTGCCACACTCCTAAAAATTAAGTCTACAGCTCTTTTCTTCTCATACTTACTGACATTCAGTTGCTATCATTTAAAATTGTGTTTAGAGACCCCAAAATATTCTGCCTGACGTGTTGAAAATCTTGCATTAAGCCTCACCCTTATTGCTGGATAGAAGTGAATGTCATGCTCTGTACAAAGAAATGAATAGGAATGGAGGACTTCTTCACAACATCTACAGATAGTTATAGTTGCAGTGATTTAATTCATTAGCTTTCTATTGTAAAAGTAGGCAGCACATCTGAACTCCTTAGTCAAATGACCTTAAGCATGATACTTACCTTCTGGTGTCAGCCACTCTGCACGCTTGTTTCTGTATTTtagtattggtggtggaggataGCCTAGGAGTAGTTATTTTGTGCTAATTTTTTCTCTAGTGTCTGTAGGTAAGGTGAATGCTGACCTACACTCCTAATTTACAGTGCCAATGTCATGAAAGAATCTAAAGAAGGAATTCATGCTGGTCTCTGCTTTGTACAGCATCTCACCCTATGGGTGACTATGTTGAATTTAATTACAGAGGCGACACAAAATGAAAAGGGATACATCGGCTCTTACAGTTCTGCATAATATGGAGATCATTGTTGC includes:
- the LOC125459960 gene encoding histone H2AX-like; this encodes MSGRGKSGEKARSKAKSQAGLQFLVGHVHRLLKKDKYAEHVGAGALVYLAAVLECVTAEVLELAGSTARANQKTCIIPSHLQLDVCNDKEHNKLLGEVTNTQGCVLPNIQVMLLPKKTAIGVAPKK